One Euphorbia lathyris chromosome 1, ddEupLath1.1, whole genome shotgun sequence DNA segment encodes these proteins:
- the LOC136219938 gene encoding histone acetyltransferase HAC1, giving the protein MNVQAHMSGQISGQVPNQLPQQNGNPLPSSQLQNLTSAGSGGGAPPSMFMDPELHRARIFMREKIFSIIVQRQAQPVSDQQKQKFKDISKRLEEGLFKAAQSKEDYMNLSTLENRLSILIKRTPVNSQNQRHVQLVSPSSSIGTMIPTPGMSHGGNSNLMGSSVDTVMIASSGCDSIAAATVNAGNLLPTSGIHGGSFTRDGVLANGHQHSPANFSISSGGNMSSMGVQRMTSQMIPTPGYNNSNNNSNNNSNNQSYMNVESSNNVGGYSAVESTMVSQPQQQKQYIGAQNSRILQNLGSQVNSNIRSGLQQKSYGFSNGALNGGMGMIGNNLHLVNEPCTSEGYMATTSYTSSPKPLQQHFDQPQRQLMQGDGYGINTADSFGSGSFYGSVTSVGSMMNAQNMTSVNLQPMSKANSSVNNQSNLHGMQHTAHIKSQSVDQSEKMNFQTPLPSRDSVLQPHQSQQFQQHHQFPQQQFVQPGLPKQQSLQHQHLLHDAFDQSQLASDPGSQVKCEPGVEHHNEVLHSHSNQHFQMSDLQNQFQQNVVDDRSRVSQNLSMPSGHNDICLPVTQNSQQMQQMFPSHQMVSDTQTDFSSLPVGTTSDPALQGQWHPHSQDRTGMPRSMLHDQNVHDDFRQRISVQDEAQRNNLACEGPNIVQNAPRSTSDTQNSNRVVCRSGNANRDRQFINQQRWLLFLRHARRCSAPEGKCHDSNCITVQDLWKHMDRCSSSPCTYPRCHHTRILIHHNKHCRDTGCPVCIPVKNYIEGHMRARIRQGLGSGLPSKPNGAADNSAKFIAKNPPVAETSEELHPSLKRMRIEQSAKCLKPETENSGVSPIISDSHRSQVTQHQDYKQIETCLPIKSEYMEVKLEVPTSSGQRSPTNNEKKKDPLDDTNSQRPDGEYAVRDESITQEENIKPEKEADLVKQESGAQSADGAAGKSGKPKIKGVSLTELFTPEQVREHIIGLRQWVGQSKAKAEKNQAMEHAMSENSCQLCAVEKLTFEPPPIYCTPCGARIKRNAMYYTMGAGDTRHCFCIPCYHEARGDSILVDGTAIPKGRLEKKKNDEETEEWWVQCDKCEAWQHQICALFNGRRNDGGQAEYTCPNCYITEVERGERKPLPQSAVLGAKDLPRTILSDHIEQRLFRRLKQERSDRARFHGKSYDEVPGAESLVVRVVSSVDKKLEVKQRFLEIFREDNYPTEFPYKSKVVLLFQKIEGVEVCLFGMYVQEFGSEALYPNQRRVYLSYLDSVKYFRPEIKAVTGEALRTFVYHEILIGYLEYCKRRGFTSCYIWACPPLKGEDYILYCHPEIQKTPKSDKLREWYLAMLRKAAKENVVVDLTNLYDHFFVTSGECKAKVTASRLPYFDGDYWPGAAEDLIYQLNQEEDGRKQNKKGNTKKTITKRALKASGQSDLSGNVSKDLLLMHKLGETISPMKEDFIMVHLQHCCTHCCNLMVSGNRWVCNPCKFQICDKCYEVEQKREERERHPANHREKHSLYPVEITEVPIDTKDRDEILESEFFDTRQAFLSLCQGNHYQYDTLRRAKHSSMMVLYHLHNPTAPAFVTTCNVCHLDIETGQGWRCEVCPEYDVCNGCYQKDGAIDHPHKLTNNPSTADRDAQNKEARQQRVVQLRKMLDLLVHAAKCRSPHCQYPNCRKVKGLFRHGINCKTRASGGCVLCKKMWYLLQLHARACKESECHVPRCRDLKEHLRRLQQQSDSRRRAAVMEMMRQRAAEVAGNSG; this is encoded by the exons ATGAATGTGCAGGCACATATGTCTGGACAGATATCGGGGCAGGTTCCTAATCAGTTGCCCCAACAAAATGGGAACCCACTTCCATCTTCCCAGCTGCAGAATTTAACTTCTGCTGGCAGTGGAGGTGGTGCTCCTCCTAGCATGTTCATGGACCCTGAGCTTCATAGAGCTCGTATATTTATGCGAGAGAAAAT TTTTTCAATTATAGTGCAGCGGCAGGCTCAGCCAGTCAGTGATCAACAGAAGCAAAAGTTTAAGGATATTTCGAAACGGTTAGAGGAGGGTCTTTTCAAAGCTGCTCAGTCGAAG GAGGACTATATGAACCTAAGTACACTAGAGAATCGACTTAGTATACTGATCAAGCGGACACCAGTGAATAGCCAAAACCAACGACACGTGCAACTTGTCAGTCCTTCCTCTTCTATTGGTACTATGATTCCAACACCTGGTATGTCACATGGTGGGAATTCCAATTTGATGGGATCTTCTGTGGATACTGTGATGATTGCATCTAGTGGATGTGATAGTATAGCAGCTGCAACTGTGAATGCGGGCAACCTGTTGCCCACTAGTGGTATACATGGTGGTTCTTTTACTAGAGATG GAGTTCTGGCTAATGGACATCAGCACTCACCAGCCAATTTTTCTATTAGTTCTGGTGGAAATATGTCATCTATGGGTGTACAAAGAATGACAAGCCAGATGATTCCAACACCTGGATATAATAATAGCAATAATAATAGCAATAACAATAGCAACAATCAATCATACATGAATGTGGAGTCTTCTAATAATGTTGGTGGTTATTCAGCTGTTGAATCTACGATGGTGTCCCAGCCACAGCAGCAAAAACAGTATATTGGTGCTCAAAATAGTCGCATACTGCAGAATCTTGGCAGTCAAGTGAATAGCAATATCAGATCTGGCTTGCAGCAGAAATCATATGGTTTCTCAAATGGAGCGCTAAATGGTGGAATGGGAATGATTGGCAACAATTTACATCTTGTAAATGAACCTTGTACATCTGAGGGATATATGGCCACTACATCTTACACTAGTTCGCCCAAGCCATTGCAGCAGCACTTTGATCAACCGCAGCGACAGTTAATGCAGG GCGATGGATATGGAATAAATACTGCTGATTCTTTTGGTTCTGGAAGCTTTTATGGCTCTGTAACATCTGTTGGATCGATGATGAATGCTCAGAATATGACTTCTGTGAACTTGCAGCCTATGTCCAAAGCTAATTCTTCGGTAAATAATCAGTCGAACTTACATGGCATGCAACATACTGCGCATATAAAATCTCAATCTGTTGACCAATCTGAAAAGATGAATTTCCAGACTCCATTACCTTCAAGAGACTCTGTCCTTCAACCTCATCAATCACAGCAGTTTCAGCAACATCATCAGTTTCCACAGCAGCAGTTTGTTCAACCAGGTTTACCAAAGCAGCAAAGCCTGCAACATCAACACCTTCTACATGATGCTTTTGATCAGTCTCAGCTAGCATCTGATCCTGGTAGCCAGGTGAAGTGTGAGCCTGGAGTGGAACATCACAATGAAGTTCTTCACTCACACTCCAATCAACATTTCCAAATGTCTGATTTGCAAAACCAATTCCAGCAGAATGTTGTTGATGATCGTTCCAGGGTGTCACAAAATCTTTCTATGCCATCTGGACACAATGACATATGTTTACCCGTGACCCAAAATTCACAGCAAATGCAACAGATGTTTCCTTCACATCAAATGGTTTCAGATACCCAAACTGATTTTAGTTCCCTTCCTGTTGGAACAACTTCAGATCCAGCATTGCAGGGCCAATGGCATCCTCATTCACAAGACAGAACAGGCATGCCTAGGAGTATGTTGCACGACCAAAATGTTCACGATGATTTCCGCCAGCGAATATCTGTTCAAGACGAAGCTCAGCGTAATAATTTAGCTTGTGAAGGGCCAAACATTGTTCAAAATGCTCCAAGAAGCACATCAGATACCCAAAATTCCAATAGAGTTGTCTGTAGATCTGGAAATGCAAATCGTGACCGGCAATTCATAAATCAACAAAGGTGGCTTTTGTTCTTACGGCATGCTCGCCGGTGTTCAGCCCCTGAAGGCAAATGTCATGATTCTAATTGCATTACTGTGCAAGATTTGTGGAAACATATGGACAGATGCAGTTCATCTCCATGCACATATCCCCGATGCCACCATACCAGGATATTAATTCATCACAATAAGCACTGCCGGGATACTGGTTGCCCTGTTTGTATTCCTGTGAAAAATTATATAGAGGGACACATGAGGGCACGTATACGTCAAGGCTTAGGTTCTGGATTGCCAAGCAAGCCCAATGGTGCTGCTGACAATTCAGCTAAGTTCATTGCTAAAAATCCACCAGTTGCTGAAACCTCTGAAGAATTGCATCCTTCTTTGAAGCGCATGAGGATAGAACAGTCTGCCAAATGTCTTAAACCAGAGACTGAAAATTCTGGTGTATCTCCTATTATCAGTGATTCTCATAGGTCTCAAGTTACCCAGCACCAAGATTACAAACAGATTGAAACCTGTTTGCCAATCAAGTCTGAGTACATGGAAGTCAAACTGGAGGTTCCTACAAGTTCTGGACAAAGAAGTCCAACTAATAATGAGAAGAAAAAGGATCCTTTGGATGATACGAACAGCCAAAGACCTGATGGGGAATATGCTGTGAGAGACGAGTCGATCACACAAGAAGAAAACATCAAACCTGAGAAGGAGGCTGACCTAGTCAAGCAAGAGAGTGGTGCACAATCTGCTGACGGTGCAGCTGGGAAGTCTGGAAAGCCAAAAATAAAAGGTGTATCGTTGACTGAGTTATTCACTCCTGAACAAGTTAGAGAGCATATTATCGGTCTCAGGCAATGGGTTGGTCAG AGCAAGGCAAAGGCAGAAAAAAACCAAGCAATGGAACATGCAATGAGTGAGAACTCTTGTCAGTTGTGTGCTGTCGAAAAGCTTACCTTCGAGCCACCACCAATATATTGCACACCATGTGGTGCTCGCATTAAGCGAAATGCAATGTATTATACTATGGGAGCTGGTGATACACGGCACTGCTTTTGCATTCCATGCTATCACGAGGCTCGCGGTGACTCGATTTTGGTTGATGGGACTGCTATCCCAAAGGGAAGGcttgagaaaaagaaaaatgatgaGGAGACTGAAGAATGG TGGGTTCAATGTGACAAGTGTGAAGCTTGGCAACATCAAATCTGTGCGTTGTTTAATGGTAGGAGAAATGATGGTGGCCAAGCTGAATATACTTGCCCAAATTGCTATATAACAGAGGTTGAAAGAGGAGAGCGTAAGCCTTTACCCCAGAGTGCAGTTCTTGGAGCCAAAGATCTACCAAGAACAATACTCAGTGATCACATAGAGCAACGGTTATTCAGGAGATTAAAGCAGGAAAGATCGGACAGGGCTAGATTTCATGGAAAAAGTTATGATGAG GTTCCTGGAGCAGAATCACTTGTTGTTCGAGTTGTTTCATCTGTGGACAAAAAGTTGGAAGTGAAGCAGCGGTTTCTTGAAATTTTTCGGGAAGACAATTACCCGACTGAGTTCCCTTATAAGTCTAAG GTGGTTTTGTTGTTCCAGAAGATTGAAGGTGTAGAGGTTTGCCTATTTGGCATGTATGTCCAAGAATTTGGATCAGAAGCTCTTTATCCAAATCAGCGCCGCGTATATCTGTCATATCTGGATTCTGTGAAGTATTTTAGACCTGAGATTAAAGCTGTAACAGGAGAGGCTCTGCGAACATTTGTATATCATGAAATATTG ATTGGATACCTTGAATACTGCAAGAGAAGAGGTTTTACAAGCTGTTATATATGGGCTTGTCCTCCATTAAAAGGTGAAGACTATATATTGTATTGTCATCCAGAGATTCAGAAAACACCAAAATCTGATAAACTCCGGGAATG GTATTTGGCAATGCTGAGAAAAGCTGCAAAGGAAAATGTTGTGGTTGACCTAACTAATTTATATGATCATTTCTTTGTAACGTCTGGTGAGTGTAAGGCAAAGGTAACAGCTTCCAGGTTGCCATACTTTGATGGTGACTATTGGCCTGGCGCTGCGGAGGATTTGATTTACCAGCTTAATCAAGAAGAAGATGGTAGAAAACAGAACAAAAAGGGAAATACCAAAAAGACCATAACAAAAAGGGCTCTAAAAGCATCTGGTCAGTCAGATCTCTCTGGTAACGTGTCGAAGGATCTGCTACTAATGCATAAA CTTGGCGAGACAATTAGCCCGATGAAGGAGGATTTTATTATGGTTCATTTACAGCATTGCTGCACACATTGTTGTAATTTAATGGTTTCTGGGAACCGTTGGGTTTGCAACCCATGCAAATTTCAGATCTGTGATAA GTGTTACGAGGTTGAACAAAAACGTGAAGAGAGGGAGCGACATCCTGCCAACCATAGGGAGAAACATTCACTATATCCA GTTGAAATTACCGAGGTACCTATTGATACGAAAGATAGAGATGAAATCCTCGAGAGTGAATTCTTCGACACAAGACAAGCATTTCTGAGTCTTTGTCAAGGAAATCATTATCAGTATGATACTCTACGCCGGGCCAAGCATTCTTCAATGATGGTCCTCTACCATCTCCATAATCCAACTGCTCCAGCTTTTGTGACAACGTGCAACGTATGCCATCTTGATATTGAAACAGGCCAAGGTTGGCGCTGTGAAGTTTGTCCAGAATATGATGTTTGCAATGGTTGTTATCAAAAGGACGGGGCTATTGATCATCCTCATAAGTTAACAAATAATCCATCCACTGCGGATCGTGATGCGCAGAATAAAGAAGCAAGGCAGCAAAGGGTTGTGCAG CTTCGGAAAATGCTTGATCTTCTAGTGCATGCAGCTAAATGCCGTTCTCCACACTGCCAATATCCAAATTGTCGTAAGGTGAAGGGTCTTTTCCGGCACGGGATAAATTGCAAGACACGTGCATCTGGTGGTTGTGTTCTATGCAAGAAAATGTGGTATCTCCTGCAACTTCATGCTCGAGCATGCAAGGAATCCGAATGCCACGTTCCCCGTTGCAG AGATCTGAAAGAACATTTGAGAAGGCTACAACAGCAGTCCGATTCACGGCGTAGAGCTGCCGTGATGGAGATGATGAGACAAAGAGCTGCCGAGGTTGCTGGTAATTCCGGGTAA